In the genome of Deinococcus deserti VCD115, one region contains:
- a CDS encoding GNAT family N-acetyltransferase, which produces MTSRDPDAPVRWGRVTLKPVLDFTPGEWRTLHRFFRDRELADWNDARPIRMPEWLFRRVMQEEEKTGERAGFGVLDEAGSLIGSAELYDMTPPPPATPTRATLGVMIGRPELWGQGYGREAVQALLSWAFVRREQPLSRVRLTTFGHNRRAQRAFLACGFREVGRSERPGRTDVNMELTRAEWLTIWAPDGAQ; this is translated from the coding sequence ATGACCAGCCGCGACCCGGACGCTCCGGTGCGTTGGGGCCGCGTGACCCTCAAGCCCGTACTGGACTTCACGCCCGGAGAATGGCGCACCCTACACCGCTTTTTCCGGGACCGTGAACTGGCCGACTGGAATGATGCCCGCCCCATCCGCATGCCGGAATGGCTGTTCCGGCGGGTCATGCAGGAAGAGGAAAAAACCGGAGAGCGCGCCGGTTTCGGGGTCCTCGACGAGGCGGGCAGTCTCATCGGCAGTGCAGAGCTGTATGACATGACGCCGCCGCCGCCCGCCACCCCCACACGCGCCACGCTGGGGGTTATGATCGGCCGGCCCGAGCTGTGGGGGCAGGGGTACGGGCGGGAGGCCGTGCAGGCCCTGCTGTCGTGGGCCTTTGTCAGGCGCGAGCAGCCCCTGTCCAGGGTCCGTCTGACGACCTTCGGGCATAACCGCCGCGCCCAGCGGGCCTTTCTGGCCTGTGGGTTCCGTGAGGTGGGACGCAGTGAGCGGCCCGGACGCACTGACGTGAACATGGAACTCACGCGCGCCGAGTGGCTCACGATCTGGGCGCCAGACGGGGCACAATAG
- the mnmA gene encoding tRNA 2-thiouridine(34) synthase MnmA, producing MTTVTPTSARTHSPAPQGERVLCAMSGGVDSSVTAALLKDQGYQVVGAMMRFWPDDKRVDTFDTCCSPDAAYEARRVAEQVGVPFYLLDYREQFQRHIVGPFLDEYARGRTPNPCVNCNTKVKFDELVKKAKMLGCRYVATGHYVKRVENAAGEVEFWRGDDPRKDQTYFLWGTPRDALPYILFPVGELEKPQVRQIAEERGLLTARKPESQNICFVPGKVQDFVAEHLPQATGFIREIASGEVVGEHLGTQFYTLGQKKGLGLYQSHRIRHVVHLDPATNTVWVGDYEDCMWTGLRASSANYLLDLRDLPQDLEVQVRYRTAPVKARVVHADEHGFKLEFAEPQFAVAPGQSAVLYAGPRLLGGGLIEDHSRDLPALQPAPKRRPVNAPV from the coding sequence ATGACGACCGTCACGCCCACTTCTGCCCGCACCCACTCGCCTGCTCCCCAGGGGGAACGGGTGCTGTGCGCCATGTCGGGCGGGGTCGACAGCAGCGTCACGGCAGCCCTGCTCAAGGACCAGGGGTATCAGGTGGTCGGCGCCATGATGCGCTTCTGGCCGGATGACAAACGGGTCGATACCTTCGACACCTGCTGCTCGCCGGACGCGGCCTACGAGGCGCGCCGGGTTGCCGAACAGGTTGGCGTGCCGTTCTATCTGCTGGATTACCGCGAGCAGTTCCAGCGGCACATCGTGGGGCCGTTTCTGGACGAGTACGCGCGTGGACGCACACCCAACCCCTGCGTGAACTGCAACACCAAGGTCAAGTTCGACGAGCTGGTCAAGAAAGCCAAGATGCTCGGGTGCCGCTATGTGGCCACCGGACATTACGTCAAGCGGGTGGAAAACGCGGCCGGTGAGGTCGAATTCTGGCGAGGGGACGATCCCCGCAAGGATCAGACCTACTTCCTCTGGGGCACGCCCCGCGACGCCCTGCCGTACATCCTGTTTCCGGTGGGTGAGCTTGAAAAACCGCAGGTGCGTCAGATTGCCGAGGAACGTGGGCTGCTGACGGCCCGGAAGCCCGAAAGCCAGAACATCTGCTTCGTGCCGGGCAAGGTTCAGGACTTTGTGGCCGAGCACCTTCCCCAGGCCACCGGCTTTATCCGTGAGATTGCCAGCGGTGAGGTCGTGGGCGAACACCTAGGTACGCAGTTCTACACGCTGGGTCAGAAAAAGGGACTGGGGCTGTACCAGTCTCACCGGATCCGGCACGTGGTGCACCTGGACCCAGCGACCAATACGGTCTGGGTCGGGGATTACGAGGACTGCATGTGGACCGGTCTGCGCGCCAGCAGCGCCAACTATCTGCTGGACCTGCGCGACCTGCCGCAGGACCTTGAAGTGCAGGTGCGCTACCGGACGGCCCCGGTCAAGGCCCGTGTCGTGCACGCCGATGAGCACGGTTTCAAACTGGAGTTTGCCGAGCCGCAGTTTGCCGTGGCGCCCGGCCAGAGTGCCGTGCTTTACGCTGGCCCGAGACTGCTGGGGGGCGGACTGATCGAGGACCACAGCCGCGATCTGCCTGCTTTGCAGCCAGCACCAAAGCGGCGGCCAGTGAACGCGCCAGTCTGA
- a CDS encoding TerC family protein, with the protein MSFIHLFLECVPVESLFSWITQPEAWLAFGTLLLLEIVLGIDNVIFISILAAKLPPDQQARARTIGLMGAMLMRLALLFSITWIYRLKDDLFTLFGMGFSGRDLILIGGGLFLLYKAVTEMHEQLEGPEHEGPTTAGRVGANFAAIIGQIMLLDIVFSLDSVITAVGMADDIGVMVSAVVVTVLIMLVAAGPISAFVQAHPTLKMLALAFLLLIGVNLIADGFGFKIPKGYTYFAMGFAIAVELLNLRLRRGRPVDLHPTDRHPH; encoded by the coding sequence ATGTCTTTCATTCATCTGTTCCTGGAGTGTGTACCTGTGGAGTCGTTGTTTTCCTGGATTACCCAACCCGAAGCCTGGCTGGCGTTCGGCACGCTGTTGCTTTTGGAAATCGTCCTGGGCATAGACAATGTCATTTTCATTTCCATCCTGGCGGCCAAGCTGCCTCCGGATCAGCAGGCACGTGCCCGGACCATTGGCCTTATGGGCGCCATGCTGATGCGCCTGGCCCTCCTGTTTTCCATCACGTGGATCTATCGGCTCAAGGACGACCTGTTCACCCTGTTCGGGATGGGGTTTTCAGGACGGGACCTGATTCTGATCGGCGGGGGGCTGTTTCTGCTTTACAAAGCGGTAACCGAAATGCACGAGCAGCTTGAAGGCCCCGAGCATGAAGGGCCGACCACTGCCGGACGGGTCGGGGCGAACTTCGCAGCGATCATCGGGCAGATCATGCTGCTGGACATCGTGTTCAGCCTGGACTCGGTCATTACGGCTGTCGGAATGGCGGACGATATTGGCGTCATGGTCTCGGCCGTGGTGGTCACCGTGCTGATCATGCTGGTCGCTGCCGGGCCGATCAGCGCCTTTGTGCAGGCCCATCCCACGTTGAAAATGCTGGCCCTCGCCTTTTTGCTGCTGATCGGCGTGAATCTGATAGCCGATGGCTTCGGATTCAAGATCCCCAAGGGCTACACCTATTTCGCAATGGGCTTTGCGATTGCCGTGGAGCTGCTGAACCTGCGCCTGCGGCGGGGCCGCCCTGTGGACCTGCACCCTACAGATCGCCACCCTCACTGA
- a CDS encoding class I SAM-dependent rRNA methyltransferase, protein MKKSLTVTIQPQSVRRIAGRYPFGHSGDIADADPGITPGEVVTVQAQGGAFLGRGYFNPQGATPLRMLTWQKEDIDLAFYRTRLKAARARREGRILNTNAVRVLHAEADGLPGVIADQFGDVLSVQLRNAGVERHRDLILKALRETTGAVAAYERSDTGERRREGLDLQTGVLWGDLPERVEFYEDDLQLHFAPMDAQKTGFFLDQRDNRRMMRTFVRPGSGFLDVYSYTGGFSLHAAKEGAKAVALDKDQVALGALEGAARANGVNVGVRWGDALEQLAGLEKEKRKFSAVVLDPPTLAKRRDDVPKAKRIFTDGAARSLRMLEDGGHLLISTCAHYIRVDDLLDAARVAAAEAGTDAEVVAVTYQPADHPHLLSVPESLYLKSILLRKQT, encoded by the coding sequence ATGAAGAAGTCCCTGACTGTCACCATTCAACCTCAATCGGTGCGTCGAATCGCGGGCCGATACCCTTTCGGTCATTCCGGCGATATCGCTGACGCGGACCCCGGTATCACGCCTGGAGAGGTCGTAACCGTGCAGGCTCAGGGCGGGGCTTTTCTGGGCCGGGGGTACTTCAACCCGCAGGGCGCGACGCCTCTGCGCATGCTGACCTGGCAGAAAGAGGATATCGACCTGGCGTTCTACCGCACACGGCTTAAGGCTGCGCGTGCCCGCCGCGAGGGCCGTATTCTGAACACGAACGCTGTGCGCGTGCTGCACGCCGAAGCGGACGGTCTGCCGGGTGTCATCGCCGACCAGTTCGGGGACGTGCTGAGTGTGCAGTTGAGGAATGCCGGGGTGGAGCGCCACCGCGACCTGATTCTGAAAGCCCTGCGTGAAACCACTGGCGCGGTCGCCGCCTACGAGCGCAGTGATACGGGAGAACGCCGTAGGGAAGGCCTGGACCTCCAGACGGGGGTTCTGTGGGGTGATCTGCCGGAACGGGTGGAGTTCTACGAGGATGACCTTCAGCTGCACTTTGCTCCCATGGATGCCCAGAAGACCGGGTTTTTTCTGGACCAGCGCGACAACCGCCGCATGATGCGGACCTTCGTGCGTCCGGGCAGTGGCTTTCTCGATGTGTATTCCTACACCGGGGGCTTCAGCCTGCATGCGGCGAAAGAAGGAGCCAAAGCTGTTGCCTTGGACAAGGATCAGGTGGCCCTGGGCGCGCTGGAAGGGGCAGCGCGGGCCAACGGGGTGAATGTCGGGGTGCGCTGGGGTGACGCGCTGGAGCAGCTGGCTGGCCTGGAGAAGGAGAAACGGAAATTCAGTGCAGTGGTGCTTGATCCGCCTACCCTGGCCAAGCGCCGTGACGATGTACCCAAAGCCAAGCGAATTTTTACTGACGGCGCGGCGCGGTCACTGCGCATGCTCGAAGATGGCGGGCACCTGCTGATCAGTACCTGCGCTCATTACATCCGCGTTGATGACCTGCTGGACGCTGCCCGCGTGGCTGCTGCCGAGGCGGGCACGGACGCTGAAGTGGTCGCCGTCACGTACCAGCCCGCCGACCACCCGCACCTGCTGAGCGTTCCGGAAAGCCTGTATCTGAAAAGCATCCTGCTGAGGAAGCAGACTTGA
- a CDS encoding S41 family peptidase — protein MKPLRRLSGLVLVLGMASASPATDLYSAATSAVKRDYFGWATADFSALAREYEAVLAERCAPQGETCDYGTGRAVLTELFKAFGDAHTNVRDPEGAQRLNEVTQDRAVPRTGVRVVRVEGGLLVASVMPGSPAHAAGLRRLDLLPMVNGEAAGKRNSENAPVGPVEFVRLERAGQPIRVTLRRAGEPERELLLSSDVLKARDVATLSWVGSDGKTALIDLPTFLSSDASELFLAKVREAQAAGARRLIVDLRFNSGGSLTQCVAAASTFEPVRYKSQFQVGSYTYIGVNGKSVSALGRVFTPADARIWKGPVAVLVGPNTASCAEVFSFFAQKAGAVTVGELTRGVGNSGVLFSPLPDGGVLSVTVLKAFTADGQPLPERVIPLVVAPTDVALLSAEGRDSTLEAALSALDRQEAATR, from the coding sequence GTGAAGCCACTACGTCGCCTGTCCGGGCTCGTCCTGGTGCTGGGCATGGCGTCGGCCAGCCCGGCGACCGACCTCTATTCCGCGGCAACCAGCGCCGTCAAGCGCGATTATTTCGGCTGGGCCACCGCAGACTTCAGTGCTCTGGCCAGAGAGTACGAAGCCGTCCTGGCTGAACGCTGCGCCCCACAGGGAGAAACCTGCGATTACGGCACAGGCCGGGCTGTATTGACCGAATTGTTCAAGGCCTTTGGCGACGCCCATACCAACGTCCGCGATCCTGAAGGGGCCCAGCGGCTGAATGAAGTGACGCAGGACAGGGCCGTGCCGCGCACCGGCGTGCGTGTGGTGCGGGTAGAAGGAGGCCTGCTGGTCGCCTCTGTCATGCCCGGCAGCCCAGCTCACGCGGCGGGTCTGCGGCGCCTGGACTTGCTCCCCATGGTCAACGGTGAGGCAGCAGGCAAGCGTAACAGCGAGAATGCCCCTGTAGGTCCGGTCGAGTTCGTGCGTCTTGAACGTGCAGGTCAGCCGATCCGGGTCACCCTGCGCAGGGCAGGCGAACCCGAGCGTGAGCTGCTGCTGAGCAGTGATGTCCTGAAGGCACGGGACGTCGCGACCCTGAGCTGGGTCGGCAGCGATGGGAAGACCGCCCTGATCGACCTGCCCACTTTCCTGTCCAGCGATGCTTCCGAGCTGTTTCTGGCCAAGGTGCGGGAAGCACAGGCAGCGGGGGCGCGGCGGCTCATCGTGGACCTGCGCTTCAATTCAGGAGGCAGCCTGACCCAGTGCGTCGCGGCGGCCAGCACCTTCGAGCCGGTTCGCTACAAGTCGCAGTTCCAGGTGGGCAGTTACACCTACATCGGTGTAAACGGTAAGAGCGTCTCCGCTCTGGGCCGGGTCTTTACTCCCGCTGACGCCCGGATCTGGAAAGGGCCGGTCGCTGTGCTCGTGGGACCCAATACCGCTTCCTGCGCCGAAGTGTTCTCGTTTTTTGCGCAGAAAGCAGGCGCCGTCACCGTGGGCGAGTTAACACGGGGTGTCGGCAACAGTGGCGTGCTGTTTTCCCCCCTGCCTGACGGTGGCGTCCTTTCAGTGACGGTACTCAAGGCTTTTACTGCTGACGGTCAACCGCTTCCAGAGCGCGTGATACCGCTGGTGGTCGCGCCGACCGATGTGGCCCTGCTCAGCGCTGAAGGCCGGGATTCTACTCTGGAAGCCGCACTGTCCGCACTGGACAGGCAGGAAGCAGCAACGCGCTGA
- a CDS encoding endonuclease III domain-containing protein yields the protein MPSQASRLPLHEQMPPPEWLPEVIARLRAEYHPDPPLPRPERQVLDALIRTLLGQQNTSAVATRQFNALKSAYPRWEAALLDGPDGIETVLRAAGGGLAQMKAGYIHGILVHLDERLGTLDLSAVRKLNDQEARTLLEGLPGVGMKTASLILLFDLLRPALPVDTNIERIAKRLELVPQRWTPEKVERWFDAVVRRDWAERATFHVAGVRHGRLTCRPRDPRCDQCVLRGLCPSAALLGPDAFKAAGPRRDSDHVSFGA from the coding sequence GTGCCTTCCCAAGCTTCCCGCCTGCCACTGCATGAGCAGATGCCTCCACCGGAATGGCTTCCCGAAGTGATTGCGCGGCTGCGGGCGGAGTACCACCCGGACCCACCCTTGCCGCGCCCGGAACGCCAGGTCCTGGACGCCCTGATTCGTACGCTGCTGGGTCAGCAGAACACGTCTGCAGTCGCGACGCGCCAGTTCAATGCCCTGAAGTCGGCCTACCCGCGCTGGGAGGCGGCCCTGCTGGACGGACCAGACGGAATAGAAACGGTGCTCAGGGCTGCTGGCGGCGGGCTGGCGCAGATGAAAGCTGGCTACATTCACGGCATTCTGGTGCATCTGGACGAGCGGCTGGGGACCCTGGACCTGAGCGCGGTCCGGAAGCTGAATGACCAGGAGGCCCGCACCCTGCTTGAAGGCCTGCCGGGTGTCGGCATGAAGACCGCCAGTCTGATCCTGCTGTTCGACTTGTTGCGCCCCGCCCTGCCTGTGGATACGAACATCGAGCGCATAGCCAAGCGCCTGGAACTTGTACCCCAACGCTGGACCCCCGAGAAGGTCGAGCGCTGGTTTGACGCTGTCGTGCGGCGCGACTGGGCAGAGCGCGCCACCTTTCACGTTGCCGGAGTCCGGCATGGGCGCCTGACCTGCCGCCCCCGTGATCCCCGCTGTGACCAGTGTGTGCTGCGCGGTCTGTGCCCCTCGGCTGCTCTGCTTGGACCGGACGCTTTCAAGGCCGCCGGGCCGCGCCGGGATTCCGACCACGTATCCTTCGGTGCATGA
- a CDS encoding 3'(2'),5'-bisphosphate nucleotidase CysQ, which yields MTDLPSASGLAAELQLAVRLAREAGELLRTHLHAGLTVEHKTSADDPVTAADREASTLIIRSLRESYPEDGLLSEEEIDAPERLTRQRVWIVDPIDGTKEFTSGSPDYCVSIGLSIDEQPVLGVVYAPATDELFSGVVGQGVQKNGQAAGFSDRDAYVVSVSDTEFSRELHRHDLPGMAPSGSIALKLARIAAGEADVTFTISPRSEWDIAAGHALLRASGGDLRRRDGRPVAYNTARPHIEQGLMGGRLEAMNWLDTELASRALPTAHLGLGPQDPAWTVLSDLDREQLGMHSGVCVRHAAGQLLALVVVDPHTGLVQRAEGDAFHLERLTRDVTRGQSTLKAGVPGEA from the coding sequence ATGACTGATCTTCCGAGTGCTTCTGGCCTTGCTGCGGAACTGCAGCTGGCCGTGCGTCTGGCCAGGGAAGCGGGCGAACTGCTGCGAACCCACCTCCACGCTGGCCTGACCGTCGAACATAAAACGTCTGCCGACGATCCGGTGACGGCTGCTGACCGTGAGGCGTCCACCCTGATTATCCGCAGCCTGCGTGAGTCCTACCCCGAAGACGGCCTGCTCAGTGAGGAGGAAATAGACGCTCCCGAACGCCTGACGCGGCAGCGGGTCTGGATTGTCGATCCAATCGACGGGACCAAGGAATTTACCTCCGGCAGCCCTGACTACTGCGTCAGCATCGGCCTGAGCATTGACGAGCAGCCGGTACTGGGTGTGGTGTATGCACCGGCCACGGACGAGCTGTTTAGCGGCGTCGTGGGCCAGGGCGTCCAGAAAAATGGCCAGGCTGCCGGTTTCAGTGACCGCGATGCATACGTCGTCAGTGTGTCGGACACCGAGTTCAGCCGTGAGCTGCATCGCCACGATCTGCCCGGCATGGCGCCCAGTGGGAGTATTGCCCTGAAGCTTGCGCGCATAGCGGCGGGAGAGGCGGACGTGACCTTCACCATATCGCCGCGGAGTGAATGGGACATTGCTGCCGGGCACGCGCTGCTGCGGGCGTCAGGAGGTGACCTGCGCCGCCGTGACGGCCGGCCCGTGGCTTACAACACGGCACGCCCGCACATCGAGCAGGGCCTGATGGGTGGGCGCTTGGAGGCAATGAATTGGCTGGACACTGAGCTGGCAAGCCGGGCGCTGCCTACAGCACACCTGGGTCTGGGGCCACAGGACCCGGCGTGGACAGTCCTGTCCGACTTAGACCGTGAGCAGCTCGGGATGCACTCTGGCGTCTGCGTCAGGCACGCAGCCGGACAGCTCCTGGCGCTGGTGGTGGTGGACCCCCACACTGGTCTGGTGCAACGTGCGGAAGGCGACGCTTTTCATCTGGAGCGCCTGACCCGTGATGTCACCCGGGGCCAGAGCACCCTGAAGGCAGGCGTGCCGGGAGAGGCATGA
- a CDS encoding NAD(P)-dependent oxidoreductase → MRVLLPDLPEFRDLAHPDEHGVPGVTFSHYTRTEVPDGSADGAVLWMANAETRRKLIQAQGLKWVLTLTAGIDHVRNELPEGVQLYNASRLHDRAVAVHVVAGMLSAMRGLHRFRGAQGRGQWTAPGSPAASGLETLDGRNVVLWGYGHIGRHVEDFLRPFGAQVHGIRSSTPDHERDRLLRSADWVVLLLPSTPETRGIVSAEVLGLLPPGAWISNQGRGNLIVTDDLLAALQSGALGGAVLDVTDPEPLPEGHPLWAQENVILTPHIASTTTDLVHRGAMLTRDFLLDLLQDVEPPGLVDLSRSY, encoded by the coding sequence ATGCGCGTTCTGCTTCCCGATCTCCCCGAGTTCCGTGACCTGGCTCATCCTGACGAACATGGCGTGCCGGGAGTGACATTCAGCCACTACACCCGGACCGAGGTGCCGGACGGCTCAGCCGATGGCGCAGTGCTCTGGATGGCAAACGCTGAAACCCGCCGGAAGCTGATCCAGGCCCAGGGGCTGAAATGGGTCCTGACGCTGACTGCTGGAATTGACCACGTGCGCAACGAGCTGCCGGAAGGCGTGCAGCTCTATAACGCCAGCCGACTGCATGACCGTGCTGTTGCCGTGCACGTGGTGGCTGGCATGCTCAGCGCCATGCGTGGGCTGCACCGCTTTCGCGGCGCACAGGGCCGTGGACAGTGGACGGCGCCCGGCAGTCCCGCGGCTTCAGGGCTGGAAACGCTTGATGGCCGGAATGTCGTGCTGTGGGGTTATGGTCATATCGGCCGCCATGTCGAGGACTTTCTGCGTCCCTTCGGCGCGCAGGTGCATGGAATCCGCAGTTCCACCCCGGACCATGAACGCGACCGTCTGCTCCGGTCAGCCGACTGGGTCGTGCTGCTGCTTCCCAGCACACCAGAGACACGAGGCATCGTGAGTGCAGAGGTCCTGGGGCTGCTGCCCCCCGGAGCCTGGATCAGTAATCAGGGGCGCGGCAACCTGATCGTCACGGACGACCTGCTGGCGGCCCTGCAAAGCGGCGCCCTGGGCGGGGCGGTGCTGGATGTCACGGACCCCGAACCACTGCCGGAGGGACATCCGCTCTGGGCGCAGGAAAACGTGATTCTCACGCCCCACATTGCCAGCACCACCACGGATCTGGTGCACAGGGGAGCCATGTTGACCCGCGACTTCCTGCTGGATCTGCTTCAGGACGTAGAGCCGCCCGGACTGGTGGATCTCAGCCGGAGTTACTGA
- a CDS encoding NAD(P)H-dependent oxidoreductase subunit E, whose protein sequence is MSVTRLEICTEYLSIDQREDLLDAVWTALRISPGMVTADGNVELALCQCGQGVLPEDAPFVRVDGREYRNVTPERLSTLMRRWVR, encoded by the coding sequence TTGTCCGTAACCCGTCTGGAAATCTGCACCGAATACCTGAGTATCGATCAGCGCGAAGACCTGCTGGACGCTGTCTGGACTGCCCTGCGCATCAGCCCGGGTATGGTCACGGCCGATGGGAATGTCGAACTTGCCCTGTGTCAGTGTGGTCAGGGTGTTTTGCCTGAAGACGCGCCGTTTGTCCGGGTGGACGGCCGTGAATACCGCAATGTCACCCCCGAGCGGCTGTCAACCCTGATGCGCCGCTGGGTACGCTGA
- a CDS encoding TetR/AcrR family transcriptional regulator, protein MTVSTPYSSAPDSTRARIQQEAARLFVASGYHGVSMREVAEAVGVTKPALYHHYADKEALFLAMLDGALAGLSRLVAHASAQQGIRAQLETLVDELVASAPEQRVGLQLASELRHVSPERRAAFEGEYRRVWMGGLAALFEAAASRGELRADLPPPVLARAFLAISYPLVSGPVPHEPQQTARALLAVYLDGATPR, encoded by the coding sequence GTGACCGTTTCGACCCCGTACAGCTCCGCTCCAGACAGCACGCGCGCCCGTATTCAACAGGAGGCGGCGCGGCTGTTTGTGGCCAGCGGATACCACGGTGTCAGCATGCGTGAGGTGGCCGAGGCGGTGGGCGTCACCAAGCCAGCCCTGTATCACCATTACGCCGACAAGGAAGCCCTGTTTCTGGCCATGCTGGACGGCGCGCTCGCCGGTCTGAGCCGGCTGGTGGCGCACGCATCTGCCCAGCAGGGCATCCGCGCTCAGCTTGAGACTCTGGTGGACGAGCTGGTTGCCAGTGCGCCTGAGCAGCGTGTGGGACTGCAACTGGCCAGCGAGTTGAGGCACGTTTCGCCGGAACGCCGCGCCGCGTTTGAAGGCGAGTACCGCCGAGTATGGATGGGTGGATTGGCCGCCCTGTTCGAGGCGGCGGCCTCCCGCGGGGAACTCCGCGCTGATCTGCCGCCGCCTGTGCTGGCCAGGGCATTTCTGGCCATTTCCTATCCGCTGGTTTCCGGCCCTGTTCCCCATGAGCCTCAACAGACAGCCCGTGCCCTCCTGGCGGTATACCTGGATGGCGCCACCCCACGTTGA
- the lysA gene encoding diaminopimelate decarboxylase: protein MTLPAAALHDAAARFGTPLYVYDAAELDAALGRVRAAFGDARVHYAMKANPNLHLLRRLQAAGVGFECVSPGEIARAEHLGVAGEKLIINGPAKSDAEYAAGARLGATFVVDREEEVGLLPSGSRALVRVNPALSVSTHDHLATGSEGSKFGVTLEQAPRVLEALRTAGHTALGLHVHIGSAIRDAADFTAAFGRLSDLRSQTGPLAVLDAGGGWGLGADLPGIAREAHAAAAVFGAQLWVEPGRYLVAQAGTLLTRVVGTKRTGRPFVLVDAGMTELMRPMLYGAEHPVTPLWEGAGHSCWDVAGPACESGDLLARAVTLPTPSRGDLLAIGEAGAYGAAMSGTYLTRSRPAEVLWNGDEWHLIRKRETPQDVWASEL, encoded by the coding sequence GTGACTCTGCCTGCCGCTGCCCTGCATGACGCTGCTGCCCGCTTCGGAACCCCCTTGTACGTGTACGACGCTGCTGAACTGGACGCCGCCCTGGGACGTGTGCGCGCCGCCTTTGGTGACGCCCGCGTGCACTACGCCATGAAGGCCAACCCCAACCTGCACCTGTTGCGCCGCCTGCAGGCTGCCGGAGTGGGATTTGAATGCGTCAGCCCTGGCGAGATCGCCCGCGCCGAGCACCTCGGCGTAGCAGGGGAGAAGCTGATCATCAACGGGCCAGCCAAGAGCGACGCCGAATACGCTGCCGGTGCGCGCCTGGGTGCGACCTTTGTGGTGGACCGTGAGGAAGAGGTCGGGCTGCTGCCTTCCGGTTCCCGTGCGCTGGTCCGCGTGAATCCGGCACTGAGCGTCAGCACCCACGATCACCTTGCCACCGGTTCGGAAGGCAGCAAGTTCGGGGTGACGCTGGAACAGGCACCTCGCGTCCTGGAGGCCCTGCGCACTGCTGGCCATACGGCGCTGGGCCTGCATGTGCATATCGGCAGTGCCATCCGTGACGCCGCAGACTTTACGGCGGCCTTCGGGCGGCTCAGCGATCTGCGGTCACAGACTGGTCCGCTCGCTGTCCTGGACGCGGGTGGCGGATGGGGCCTGGGCGCCGATCTGCCCGGCATCGCGCGTGAGGCTCATGCTGCCGCTGCCGTGTTCGGCGCCCAGCTGTGGGTCGAACCCGGACGGTACCTGGTGGCGCAGGCCGGCACCCTGCTGACCCGGGTGGTCGGTACCAAACGCACCGGGCGGCCCTTTGTGCTGGTCGACGCCGGTATGACCGAACTGATGCGCCCCATGCTGTACGGAGCGGAACATCCAGTCACTCCTTTGTGGGAAGGCGCAGGTCACAGCTGCTGGGACGTTGCCGGTCCCGCCTGCGAAAGCGGAGATCTGCTTGCACGCGCAGTCACGCTGCCCACTCCGTCACGCGGCGACCTGCTGGCCATCGGGGAAGCCGGGGCCTACGGCGCAGCCATGAGCGGCACCTACCTGACCCGCAGCCGACCTGCCGAGGTTCTCTGGAATGGAGACGAGTGGCACCTGATCCGGAAACGCGAGACGCCACAGGACGTGTGGGCTTCAGAACTCTGA
- a CDS encoding alpha/beta fold hydrolase, whose translation MWTEHEIQVNGVRLHYVEAGPAQGPLVVLLHGFPEYWRAWEHQIGPLARAGFRVVAPDMRGYNLSEKPQDLHAYRLETLQEDVAKLIQALGVSRAHMVGHDWGGIVAWQLAIRQPDVVDRLVILNAPHPGAALRAMNDPEQLKRSWYVYLFQLPVLPELFLERFGRWALRGTRRDAFTPQDMELYRAAWRQPGAAKGMINYYRALRRYGTRHGLERRPDNEQVGRPTLIIWGERDVALTPEMAEAGPWVPDLRLVRLPRASHWVMRDEPVKVNNLLIDFLQD comes from the coding sequence ATGTGGACCGAACACGAGATCCAAGTCAACGGAGTGCGCCTGCATTATGTGGAGGCAGGACCGGCCCAGGGTCCTCTCGTGGTGCTTCTGCATGGCTTTCCGGAATACTGGCGGGCCTGGGAACATCAGATTGGCCCGCTGGCTCGAGCGGGTTTCCGGGTCGTTGCCCCCGATATGCGGGGCTACAACCTGAGCGAAAAGCCTCAGGATCTGCACGCCTACCGTCTCGAGACACTGCAGGAAGACGTCGCAAAGCTGATTCAGGCGCTTGGTGTCAGCCGTGCTCACATGGTCGGCCATGATTGGGGGGGCATCGTGGCATGGCAACTGGCGATTCGGCAGCCGGACGTCGTGGACCGGCTGGTCATTCTGAATGCACCTCATCCCGGCGCTGCCCTCCGGGCCATGAACGACCCTGAGCAGCTCAAGCGGTCATGGTACGTGTATCTGTTTCAGCTGCCGGTACTGCCAGAGCTGTTTCTCGAGCGTTTCGGCCGGTGGGCGCTGCGGGGAACCCGGCGTGACGCCTTCACACCCCAGGACATGGAGTTGTACCGGGCGGCGTGGAGGCAGCCCGGAGCCGCAAAGGGCATGATCAACTACTACCGGGCGCTCCGCCGCTACGGCACACGCCACGGCCTTGAACGCCGTCCGGACAACGAGCAGGTCGGGCGGCCCACCCTGATCATCTGGGGAGAGCGCGACGTGGCTCTGACGCCCGAAATGGCTGAAGCAGGGCCCTGGGTACCGGATCTGCGCCTCGTGCGTCTGCCCCGCGCCAGTCACTGGGTGATGCGCGACGAGCCAGTCAAGGTGAACAACCTGCTGATTGATTTCCTTCAGGATTAG